From a single Poecilia reticulata strain Guanapo linkage group LG2, Guppy_female_1.0+MT, whole genome shotgun sequence genomic region:
- the LOC103456863 gene encoding LOW QUALITY PROTEIN: trace amine-associated receptor 7b-like (The sequence of the model RefSeq protein was modified relative to this genomic sequence to represent the inferred CDS: substituted 1 base at 1 genomic stop codon), which produces MFSVFSSRQLHTPTNILLLSLXVSDFLVGLLLMPLEIYRSTACWFLGDVVCVXYLYLIVHVVCVSTGNIVLISVDRYVAICNPLHYPTRISTAKAKCCACVCWLWNALFGVFFVKDDMIQLGRSNTCTGECELTINYVAGTLNVILNFVFPLTIIIVLYMRVFVAVSQAHAVRSRVTVVTLQHPQSSTERKSELRAARTLGILIVIYLAGFCPYYCYSLIEVNLSSTSQSPILVFLFHLNSCLNPVIYALFYSWFRKAIKRIISLXILQPEANVR; this is translated from the coding sequence atgttttctgtgttttcttccaggCAGCTTCACACACCCACTaacatcctcctcctctctctggYTGTGTCAGACTTTCTTGTTGGTCTCCTGTTGATGCCTTTAGAAATCTACAGAAGCACAGCCTGCTGGTTTCTCGGTGACGTTGTCTGTGTTTTKTATCTCTACCTAATTGTTCATGTAGTCTGTGTTTCCACTGGGAACATTGTTCTCATATCAGTCGATCGCTACGTTGCCATTTGCAACCCGCTGCATTACCCCACCAGAATCTCCACGGCAAAAGCCAAATGctgcgcgtgtgtgtgctgGCTGTGGAATGCCCTCTTTGGCGTGTTCTTTGTGAAGGACGACATGATCCAACTGGGAAGAAGTAATACCTGCACTGGAGAATGTGAGCTCACCATTAACTATGTTGCTGGAACTCTCAATGTCATTTTGAactttgtgtttccattgaccatcaTCATAGTTCTCTACATGAGAGTGTTCGTGGCCGTGTCTCAGGCTCATGCCGTGCGCTCTCGTGTCACAGTCGTCACACTGCAACATCCACAAAGTTCAACAGAGAGAAAATCCGAGCTGAGAGCAGCCAGGACGCTTGGGATTCTTATTGTCATCTACCTTGCAGGTTTCTGCCCCTATTACTGTTATTCTCTTATTGAAGTTAATCTGTCCAGCACATCTCAAAGCCcaattttggtttttttgtttcatctaaACTCCTGTCTAAACCCTGTGATCTATGCGCTGTTTTACTCATGGTTCAGGAAAGCCATCAAACGCATCATCAGTCTGTAGATACTGCAGCCAGAGGCCAACGTACGGTAA